In Arthrobacter sp. UKPF54-2, the following are encoded in one genomic region:
- a CDS encoding thiamine-binding protein, with protein sequence MLLAFSVAPSGRPAGAPAGSDADDASVHNAVAEAVRIVRESGLPNRTDSMFTTIEGEWDEVFDVVKRATEAVGRFGSRVSLVIKADIRPGYTGELTGKLDRLEKALGE encoded by the coding sequence ATGTTGCTTGCATTTTCTGTCGCCCCTTCCGGCCGGCCCGCGGGTGCCCCCGCCGGATCAGATGCCGACGACGCCTCGGTCCACAACGCCGTCGCCGAGGCCGTACGGATCGTCCGGGAATCCGGGCTGCCGAACAGGACAGACTCCATGTTCACCACGATCGAGGGGGAGTGGGATGAGGTGTTCGACGTCGTGAAGCGGGCCACCGAGGCCGTGGGCCGCTTCGGCAGCCGCGTCTCCCTGGTCATCAAGGCCGACATCCGCCCCGGCTACACCGGCGAACTGACCGGCAAACTGGACCGGCTGGAGAAGGCCCTGGGCGAGTAG
- a CDS encoding TetR/AcrR family transcriptional regulator: MNRGVDRRPLRADAARNVNKIIAAARQCFREHGPEVPLQTIAVTAGVGPATLFRNFADKEELVLAALHQQLKLRVNPVIEEALAGKDAAEGLFRVVEALMGVASDEANLLGAVAGRRGVLTGITGDLIESVAVLLGRGQGQGTLRSDISMTDMIRLLAMLIGVVDTMEAGSDAWRRPVALLEDAIRDERPDRPLPPQSLVPGTAYGTAFGLGYGTTSRTPYR, translated from the coding sequence ATGAACCGGGGAGTAGACCGCAGGCCGCTCCGTGCGGACGCCGCGCGCAACGTCAACAAGATCATTGCCGCGGCCCGCCAGTGCTTTCGCGAACACGGCCCCGAGGTCCCCCTGCAGACCATTGCGGTCACCGCCGGGGTGGGCCCCGCCACGCTGTTCCGGAACTTCGCCGACAAAGAGGAACTCGTCCTCGCGGCCCTGCACCAGCAGCTGAAACTGCGGGTCAACCCGGTCATCGAAGAGGCCCTGGCCGGCAAGGACGCCGCGGAAGGCCTGTTCCGTGTGGTGGAGGCCCTGATGGGGGTCGCCAGCGACGAAGCCAACCTCCTCGGCGCGGTGGCCGGCCGCCGCGGTGTGCTGACCGGCATCACCGGGGACCTGATCGAGTCGGTGGCCGTGCTGTTGGGCCGCGGGCAGGGCCAGGGCACGTTGCGCAGCGACATCTCCATGACGGACATGATCCGGCTGCTGGCCATGCTGATCGGTGTGGTGGACACCATGGAGGCCGGCTCGGATGCTTGGCGCCGCCCGGTCGCCCTGCTCGAGGACGCCATCCGCGACGAACGGCCCGATCGGCCGCTGCCACCCCAGTCGCTGGTGCCGGGAACTGCGTACGGCACCGCGTTCGGCCTCGGCTACGGCACAACCTCCAGGACCCCGTACCGTTGA